In Arthrobacter sp. CJ23, the genomic window CCGTCCTGATCCCCAGCCGGGTGGCCGTCAGCGGACCGATCGTGGAGCCGCAGGGGACGTCGTTGTTGGACACGAACTCCTGGTAGGGGACCCCGGCCTCGCCGCAGAGCCGAGCCCAGAAGGCCGCGCCTGTGGCGTCCGTGGCGTAGCGCTGGTTGGCGTTGATCTTCAGCAGCGGGCCGCCGTTGAGGACGGGCCGGTTGGCGGGATCGTGCCGTTCGGCGTAGTTGGGGTGGACAGCGTGGCCGGCGTCCGCGGACACACAGAACGACGCCGCCAGGGCCCTGCGCCGTTCGCTCACCGAGGCGCCCAGGCCGTCGGAGATGCGGGTCAGGATGTCCTCGAGGATGGGCCCGCAGGCACCCGAGCGGGAGGCGGAGCCGATTTCCTCGTGGTCGAAAGCCGCCAGCACGGCGATGGGTCCGTCCGCCGCGGCTCCGGCAGCCGTGGAGGCAGCAGCGTGGGCGATCAGGGCCGCCAGGCCCGCGTGCGTGGAGGAGAGGTTGTCGAGCCGCCCGGACGCGAAGAACTCACCCTTGGCCCCGAAAACCGCGGGGGCCTGCGTGTCCGCGATGACGACGTCGTACCCGCCGATCTGCGCGGGATCAACGGTGGCACCGGAGACGCGCCCGGCCAGCAGCCCGAGCAGGTCCTCGCCGGCGGGGTCGCCCAGCCCGAACACCGGGTTCATGTGCTGCTGCTTGCCCAGGGTCAGGCCGTCGTTCACGGCCCGGTCCAGATGGATGGCCAACTGCGGGAAGCGCAGCAGCGGGCCGGTGGCGGTGAGGTGCTCGGTGCCATCGAGCATCACCAGGCGGCCGGCGAGCTGGAGTTCACGGTCCAGCCAGGAGTTCAGCAGCGGGCCCCCGTAGACCTCCACACCGGCCTGCAGCCAGCCGAACTTGCCCGTGGTGGGCTTTGGCTTGAGCTTGAATGACGGCGAGTCCGTGTGCGCGCCGAGGATGTTGAAGGCCGTGGTGGGGCCGGCGCCGGACGGGGTCACCCAGGCGATGAGCGCGCCGTCGCGGATCACGTAGAAGCCGCCGGATCCCGTGCTGGCGGCATCGTCCCAGGGCTGCAGCTCGTCCAGGGCCGTGAAGCCGGCA contains:
- a CDS encoding M18 family aminopeptidase — protein: MPTNDSAADHIQDLGAYVSASPSSFHAVHEAARRLDTAGFTALDELQPWDDAASTGSGGFYVIRDGALIAWVTPSGAGPTTAFNILGAHTDSPSFKLKPKPTTGKFGWLQAGVEVYGGPLLNSWLDRELQLAGRLVMLDGTEHLTATGPLLRFPQLAIHLDRAVNDGLTLGKQQHMNPVFGLGDPAGEDLLGLLAGRVSGATVDPAQIGGYDVVIADTQAPAVFGAKGEFFASGRLDNLSSTHAGLAALIAHAAASTAAGAAADGPIAVLAAFDHEEIGSASRSGACGPILEDILTRISDGLGASVSERRRALAASFCVSADAGHAVHPNYAERHDPANRPVLNGGPLLKINANQRYATDATGAAFWARLCGEAGVPYQEFVSNNDVPCGSTIGPLTATRLGIRTVDVGVPLLSMHSARELCGVEDPHYLAKAAELFFRTAV